The following coding sequences lie in one Maniola jurtina chromosome 11, ilManJurt1.1, whole genome shotgun sequence genomic window:
- the LOC123869618 gene encoding juvenile hormone esterase-like translates to MDSGRVVFVFAIFIQCLSFTQSFYGWTSEITLAQGKLRGKVDWSNGYKAYLGIPYASVTKRFQEAGSAPAWNGTMFAFNGSIKCSQYFEALKTPIGQEDCLVANIFTPMKEFSYLLPVMVFIHGGGHDFGSNTDLIFNPKYFVQKDVIVVTINYRLGAFGFLCLPGTEATGNIGLKDPIAALQWIKNNIQAFGGNPNTITIFGESAGAASVHYLITSGKYEGLFDKAILQSGSILMPNKFDPNPIKAASIVASKMGYKTEDPKELLKIFQNASATDIIEASRVEGKNQPLKLYIFRPCEENPEIENKSLITATPRELIESSILDPNLDIILGYNDKEGIKQAGQYDSNGLKDLNSTLSDIIPENLIFRDESQKEELTQDIRNFYFQKGVDYDSLIDFFSDTVMIYPSIITTNSFLSSNITVYNYYFKYDSLRNLYKFVSGLPLKPGATHADELFYMFDPIIFNFVPVLPPMENDLRMINTLTTLWTNFAKTRRPSSFTTPEWIQSKKDNLRFLQLDTEFKMIPVPNKERFQFWDRVYKKYSWF, encoded by the exons ATGGATAGCGGACGTGTGGTTTTCGTTTTTGCAATATTTATACAATGCTTGAGTTTTACACAGTCGTTTTATGGTTGGACAAGTGAAATTACACTAGCACAAGGAAAATTAAGGGGTAAAGTCGATTGGAGCAATGGATATAAAGCTTATTTGGGGATACCTTATGCATCAGTTACAAAGAGGTTCCAG GAAGCTGGCTCTGCACCAGCATGGAATGGAACCATGTTTGCATTCAATGGATCTATCAAATGCAGTCAATACTTTGAAGCATTAAAAACTCCGATAGGACAAGAAGATTGTCTTGTTGCTAACATCTTTACGCCAATGAaagaatttagttatttattgcCGGTAATGGTGTTCATTCATGGTGGTGGACACGACTTCGGAAGTAATACTGATCTTATTTTCAACCCAAAGTACTTTGTACAAAAGGATGTAATTGTAGTCACCATTAATTATCGGTTAGGTGCTTTTGGTTTTCTTTGTTTACCTGGAACAGAGGCAACTGGTAATATAGGTCTGAAAGACCCGATAGCAGCATTACAATGGATTAAAAACAATATCCAAGCCTTCGGTGGCAATCCAAACACAATAACAATATTTGGTGAAAGTGCTGGAGCAGCATCGGTCCACTACCTAATAACTTCTGGAAAATATGAAGGGTTGTTTGATAAAGCCATTTTGCAAAGTGGTTCAATATTAATGCCAAATAAGTTTGACCCTAATCCGATCAAAGCTGCATCGATCGTCGCATCTAAAATGGGATATAAGACAGAAGATCCAAAAGAACTGCTTAAAATATTCCAAAATGCCTCCGCTACTGATATAATCGAAGCATCACGCGTAGAGGGGAAAAATCAACccttaaaattatatatattcAGGCCTTGTGAAGAAAATCCAGAAATTGAAAACAAATCGCTCATTACAGCAACCCCACGAGAATTAATTGAATCATCAATATTAGATCCTAACTTGGATATCATACTAGGATATAATGATAAAGAAGGAATAAAACAGGCAGGCCAATATGATTCTAATGGACTTAAAGATTTGAACTCTACGTTGTCTGACATAATACCTGAAAACCTTATATTCAGAGATGAATCGCAAAAAGAAGAGCTTACGCAAGACATCCGcaatttttactttcaaaaAGGCGTCGATTACGATTCTTTGATCGACTTTTTTTCAGATACTGTTATGATTTACCCTTCAATTATTACAACAAACTCTTTCCTGTCTTCTAATATAACtgtatacaattattattttaaatatgattCACTTAgaaatttatataaatttgtTTCTGGACTGCCACTGAAACCTGGAGCAACTCACGCAGACGAATTGTTTTACATGTTTGATcccataatttttaattttgtaccaGTATTACCACCTATGGAAAACGATCTTAGAATGATTAATACGCTAACAACACTATGGACTAACTTTGCTAAGACAAG gagaCCATCATCCTTCACGACTCCGGAGTGGATCCAAAGTAAGAAAGACAACCTAAGGTTCCTGCAACTTGATACAGAATTCAAAATGATACCAGTACCTAACAAAGAACGATTTCAGTTTTGGGATCGAGTCTACAAAAAATACTCATGGTTTTAA